One segment of Micromonospora parathelypteridis DNA contains the following:
- a CDS encoding GNAT family N-acetyltransferase, with the protein MIEMRVLTPDDWPTWRELRLAALAEAPEAFGSRLADWQGEGDREQRWRDRLSIPGSHNLVAVLDGRPVGMASGVPTADPLLMELISMWVHPDARGRKVSNLLVDTVARWARESGADRLRLSVMPNNARAKALYRRTGFTQTDELGDLLPDGVSREQVMLRPL; encoded by the coding sequence ATGATCGAGATGCGGGTACTCACCCCCGACGACTGGCCGACCTGGCGCGAGTTGCGGCTGGCCGCCCTCGCCGAGGCGCCGGAGGCGTTCGGGTCCCGGCTCGCCGACTGGCAGGGCGAGGGCGACCGCGAGCAGCGCTGGCGCGACCGGCTGAGCATCCCCGGCTCACACAACCTGGTGGCCGTCCTGGACGGACGTCCGGTCGGGATGGCCAGCGGCGTACCCACGGCGGACCCACTCCTGATGGAGCTGATCTCGATGTGGGTGCACCCCGACGCCCGCGGCCGGAAGGTCAGCAACCTCCTGGTGGACACGGTGGCGCGCTGGGCCCGCGAAAGCGGCGCCGACCGGCTACGCCTCAGCGTCATGCCTAACAACGCGCGGGCGAAGGCCCTCTACCGTCGCACCGGCTTCACCCAGACCGACGAGTTGGGCGATCTCCTGCCCGACGGCGTGAGCCGCGAACAGGTCATGCTCCGCCCGCTGTGA
- a CDS encoding isoamylase early set domain-containing protein, translating into MIKRNRLFGNQTRVTFCLPRDAPPGPVSVVGSFNGWEPGRHELVIRRDGTRTVTVKLPPGEYRFRYLASGGVWLDDESADQVDDRGSLLRL; encoded by the coding sequence GTGATCAAGCGCAACAGGCTCTTCGGCAATCAGACCCGGGTCACCTTCTGTCTGCCTCGCGACGCCCCGCCCGGTCCGGTGAGCGTCGTCGGCTCCTTCAACGGCTGGGAGCCGGGCCGGCACGAGCTGGTGATCCGCCGCGACGGCACCCGGACGGTCACCGTGAAGCTCCCGCCCGGGGAGTACCGGTTCCGCTACCTCGCCTCCGGCGGCGTCTGGCTGGACGACGAATCCGCCGACCAGGTCGACGACCGTGGCAGCCTGCTCCGACTCTGA
- a CDS encoding DUF3000 domain-containing protein, with amino-acid sequence MAPPIALPETFARAVAGLRSAAPRPEITLEEVGAPQRLAPFTFALSATVLRDGDEVATGRLILLHDPVGHEAWQGTLRLVTYVTAELEVDLAADPLLPGVGWTWLTDALDTQGAGHRAIGGTVTQTMSTRFGDLAGPPTVGDIEIRASWTPVDDELTPHLLGWCALLASTAGLPPPGVTALSDRRPAGAA; translated from the coding sequence ATGGCCCCCCCGATCGCGCTCCCGGAGACGTTCGCCCGCGCGGTCGCCGGGCTGCGGTCGGCGGCCCCCCGGCCGGAGATCACTCTGGAGGAGGTCGGCGCACCCCAGCGGCTGGCCCCGTTCACGTTCGCGCTCTCCGCGACCGTGCTGCGCGACGGCGACGAGGTGGCCACCGGCCGGCTGATCCTGCTGCACGACCCGGTCGGCCACGAGGCGTGGCAGGGCACCCTGCGGTTGGTCACCTACGTGACCGCCGAGTTGGAGGTCGACCTGGCCGCCGACCCGCTGCTGCCCGGGGTCGGCTGGACGTGGCTGACCGACGCGTTGGACACCCAGGGCGCTGGCCACCGGGCGATCGGCGGGACGGTGACGCAGACCATGTCGACCCGGTTCGGCGACCTCGCCGGCCCGCCGACCGTCGGCGACATCGAGATCCGCGCCTCCTGGACGCCCGTCGACGACGAGCTGACCCCACACCTGCTCGGCTGGTGTGCACTGCTCGCCTCCACGGCCGGCCTGCCGCCACCGGGGGTCACGGCCCTGTCCGACCGCCGCCCCGCCGGCGCAGCCTGA
- a CDS encoding GNAT family N-acetyltransferase, whose amino-acid sequence MPQQTTEIRTASFADLNARTFHDLLKLRIDVFVVEQHCPYPELDGRDVEPGTRHLWLTDGGAPLAYLRILADPDGTARIGRVVVAPTARGGGHAGRLMTAALEVLGNRPCVLEAQSHLVAFYARHGFAVSGPEYVEDGIPHTPMRRDPIDA is encoded by the coding sequence GTGCCCCAGCAGACCACCGAAATCCGGACGGCCTCCTTCGCCGACCTGAACGCCCGCACCTTCCACGATTTGCTCAAGCTGCGCATCGACGTGTTCGTGGTGGAGCAGCACTGCCCGTACCCGGAACTCGACGGCCGGGACGTGGAGCCGGGCACCCGGCATCTCTGGCTGACCGACGGCGGCGCGCCGCTGGCGTACCTGCGGATCCTGGCCGACCCCGACGGCACCGCCCGGATCGGTCGGGTGGTGGTGGCGCCGACGGCGCGCGGCGGCGGGCACGCCGGCCGACTGATGACGGCGGCGCTGGAGGTGCTGGGCAACCGGCCCTGCGTGCTGGAGGCCCAGTCGCACCTGGTCGCGTTCTACGCCCGGCACGGCTTCGCGGTCAGCGGCCCGGAGTACGTCGAGGACGGCATCCCGCACACGCCGATGCGACGCGATCCCATTGACGCCTGA
- the hemE gene encoding uroporphyrinogen decarboxylase, translated as MTTDTTGTAARDGEPRPGGPADSPFIRACRRRPVPHTPVWFMRQAGRSLPEYREIRASVPMLESCRRPELVTEITLQPVRRHGVDAAILFSDIVVPVAAAGVDLDIVPGTGPVVAEPIRTAADVERIRPITRDDVSYVDEAVRQLVVELGDTPLIGFAGAPFTLASYLVEGGPSRTHAKTKALMYGDEALWHALCGRLAEVTLAFLRVQIEAGVSAVQLFDSWAGALSEADYRRYVLPHSTAVLSGLVNAGVPRIHFGVGTAELLGAMGEAGADVVGVDWRTPLDVATHRIGSGKAVQGNLDPCVLLAPWPVVEAEVRRILAQGAAAPGHVFNLGHGVLPETDPEVLTRVVALVHELSSRRVDQG; from the coding sequence ATGACCACGGACACCACGGGCACTGCCGCCCGAGACGGAGAACCCCGCCCCGGCGGACCGGCCGACTCGCCCTTCATCCGGGCCTGCCGACGCCGGCCCGTCCCGCACACGCCGGTCTGGTTCATGCGCCAGGCCGGTCGCTCCCTGCCGGAATACCGGGAGATCCGGGCGAGCGTGCCGATGCTGGAGTCCTGCCGTCGCCCGGAGTTGGTCACCGAGATCACCCTCCAGCCGGTGCGCCGGCACGGAGTGGACGCGGCGATCCTGTTCAGCGACATCGTGGTGCCGGTCGCCGCGGCCGGGGTCGACCTGGACATCGTGCCGGGCACCGGCCCGGTGGTCGCCGAGCCGATCCGCACCGCCGCCGACGTCGAGCGGATCCGCCCGATCACCCGCGACGACGTCTCGTACGTGGATGAGGCCGTCCGGCAGTTGGTGGTCGAGCTGGGCGACACCCCGCTGATCGGTTTCGCCGGCGCGCCGTTCACCCTGGCCAGCTACCTGGTCGAGGGTGGGCCGTCGCGGACCCACGCGAAGACCAAGGCCCTGATGTACGGCGACGAGGCGCTGTGGCACGCGCTCTGCGGCCGGCTGGCCGAGGTGACGCTGGCCTTCCTGCGGGTGCAGATCGAGGCCGGCGTGTCCGCCGTGCAGCTGTTCGACTCGTGGGCGGGCGCGCTCTCCGAGGCCGACTACCGCCGTTACGTGCTGCCGCACTCGACCGCCGTGCTGAGCGGGCTGGTTAACGCCGGGGTGCCGCGGATCCACTTCGGGGTGGGCACCGCCGAGCTGCTCGGCGCGATGGGTGAGGCCGGCGCGGACGTGGTCGGTGTCGACTGGCGTACCCCGCTGGACGTGGCGACGCACCGGATCGGTTCGGGCAAGGCGGTGCAGGGCAACCTGGACCCGTGCGTGCTGCTCGCGCCGTGGCCGGTCGTGGAGGCCGAGGTGCGCCGCATTCTGGCCCAGGGCGCGGCGGCCCCCGGGCACGTGTTCAACCTCGGCCACGGCGTGCTGCCGGAAACCGACCCGGAGGTGTTGACCCGGGTGGTCGCGCTGGTGCACGAGCTTTCCAGCCGCCGGGTCGACCAGGGCTGA
- a CDS encoding Prokaryotic metallothionein, with the protein MATCEVCGNDYWMAFEVHTVSGDVHTFDSFECAVHRMAPICEHCQVKIVGHGVEVNGRFFCCGHCARAVEGAEGAEIRDAVGARPA; encoded by the coding sequence ATGGCAACGTGCGAGGTCTGCGGCAACGACTACTGGATGGCGTTCGAGGTGCACACCGTCAGCGGCGACGTGCACACCTTCGACTCGTTCGAGTGCGCGGTCCACCGGATGGCACCGATCTGCGAGCACTGCCAGGTCAAGATCGTCGGGCACGGCGTCGAGGTCAACGGCCGGTTCTTCTGCTGCGGACACTGCGCCCGCGCGGTCGAGGGCGCCGAGGGCGCCGAGATCCGCGACGCCGTCGGCGCACGCCCAGCCTGA
- the msrB gene encoding peptide-methionine (R)-S-oxide reductase MsrB produces the protein MSLDDNELPRTEDEWRVRLTPEEFHVLREAGTERPWTGEYVDTKTAGVYNCRACGLELFSSDTKFDSHCGWPSFDDAIPGRVKEIEDRSLGMARTEIRCARCNSHLGHVFHGEGFTPKDTRHCVNSVSIRLEPR, from the coding sequence GTGAGTCTTGACGACAACGAGCTGCCCCGCACCGAGGACGAGTGGCGGGTCCGGTTGACCCCCGAGGAGTTCCACGTCCTGCGGGAGGCCGGCACCGAACGCCCCTGGACCGGCGAGTACGTGGACACGAAGACGGCCGGCGTCTACAACTGCCGAGCCTGCGGGCTGGAGCTCTTCTCCAGCGACACGAAGTTCGACTCGCACTGCGGGTGGCCGAGCTTCGACGACGCCATCCCGGGCCGGGTCAAGGAGATCGAGGACCGCAGCCTCGGCATGGCCCGCACGGAGATCCGCTGCGCCCGCTGTAACAGCCACCTCGGGCACGTCTTCCACGGCGAGGGCTTCACCCCGAAGGACACCCGGCACTGCGTCAACTCGGTCTCCATCCGGCTGGAACCCCGCTGA
- a CDS encoding lytic polysaccharide monooxygenase, whose amino-acid sequence MRRKITVPLVAAGAVAATLTVAAPAQAHGYVSAPPSRQALCAQGRVPDCGQIKYEPQSVEGPKGLRSCNAGIAQFAVLNDDSRGWPATSVGSSLTFTWVNTARHATSNWEYWIGNTRVGVVNGNGQQPGATVSHTVNLGGFSGRQKILAVWNISDTANAFYSCIDVQIGGGGGPAPTPTPSTSPTPRPTPTTAPPTTPAPGGSWTTGRAYQVGDQVTYGGQTYRCRQAHTAIPGWEPPNVPALWLQV is encoded by the coding sequence ATGCGTAGAAAAATCACCGTCCCGCTGGTGGCGGCAGGTGCCGTCGCCGCCACCCTCACCGTCGCCGCCCCCGCTCAGGCGCACGGCTACGTCTCCGCCCCGCCGAGCCGGCAGGCGCTCTGCGCGCAGGGCCGGGTGCCCGACTGCGGGCAGATCAAGTACGAGCCGCAGAGCGTCGAGGGGCCCAAGGGCCTGCGCAGCTGCAACGCCGGGATCGCCCAGTTTGCCGTCCTCAACGACGACAGCCGGGGCTGGCCGGCCACCTCGGTCGGCAGCTCACTGACCTTCACCTGGGTGAACACCGCCCGGCACGCCACCAGTAACTGGGAGTACTGGATCGGCAACACCCGGGTCGGCGTGGTCAACGGCAACGGCCAGCAGCCGGGGGCGACCGTCTCGCACACCGTCAACCTCGGCGGCTTCTCCGGCCGGCAGAAGATCCTCGCCGTCTGGAACATCTCCGACACCGCGAACGCCTTCTACTCCTGCATCGACGTGCAGATCGGCGGCGGAGGCGGACCGGCGCCCACCCCCACCCCGAGCACCTCACCCACCCCACGGCCCACCCCGACCACCGCGCCGCCCACGACGCCCGCCCCGGGCGGCAGTTGGACGACCGGCCGGGCGTACCAGGTCGGCGACCAGGTCACCTACGGCGGGCAGACGTACCGCTGCCGGCAGGCGCACACGGCGATCCCCGGGTGGGAGCCGCCGAACGTACCGGCGCTCTGGCTTCAGGTCTGA
- a CDS encoding DUF305 domain-containing protein: protein MPRRTRLASLVAALLLTSACAGSPPSSPSAVPQPAPASPAGSAVAGSAVAGSPADVAEMSGIDVVFLSTMVGHSERTLQIVRLARDRVRDDALRTLAAAIEATEADELSAMRGWLPTAGPGASAVVHHHEGHGDEAALDRLRTAPDADVDRTLREVLADHQRAAADLARAQVGVGRNERVRDLARRIEQSRTAEVELLGGTP, encoded by the coding sequence ATGCCCCGCCGTACCCGTCTGGCATCCCTCGTCGCCGCGCTGCTGCTCACCAGCGCCTGCGCCGGGTCGCCCCCGTCGAGCCCGTCAGCCGTGCCACAACCAGCCCCCGCGTCCCCGGCCGGCTCGGCGGTGGCCGGGTCCGCGGTGGCTGGTTCCCCGGCCGACGTGGCCGAGATGAGCGGGATCGACGTGGTGTTCCTGAGCACGATGGTCGGACACAGCGAACGCACCCTGCAGATCGTCCGGCTCGCTCGCGACCGGGTGCGCGACGACGCGCTGCGCACCCTGGCCGCCGCCATCGAGGCGACCGAGGCCGACGAGCTGTCCGCGATGCGAGGCTGGCTGCCCACCGCCGGGCCGGGCGCCAGCGCGGTCGTACACCATCACGAAGGCCATGGTGACGAGGCCGCACTCGACCGGCTGCGGACCGCGCCCGACGCGGACGTCGACCGGACACTGCGCGAGGTGCTCGCCGACCACCAGCGGGCGGCGGCCGACCTGGCCCGAGCCCAGGTCGGCGTCGGCCGAAACGAGCGGGTCCGTGACCTGGCCCGGCGGATCGAGCAGTCCCGCACCGCCGAGGTCGAGCTGCTCGGCGGTACGCCGTGA
- a CDS encoding lytic polysaccharide monooxygenase auxiliary activity family 9 protein: MSTLARSPRVLRPLAVAAAATLLLATALITVLVQPASAHGSVVDPASRNYSCWQRWGSDFQNPRMATEDPMCWQAWQADPSAMWNWNGLFREGVAGNHQGAVPNGQLCSGGRTQSPRYNALDTIGAWKTTSVSNNFRLRFFDQASHGADYIRVYVTRQGFNALTEPLGWDDLELAGQIGNTPASQWDQDTGGVSIQIPVNASGRTGRHIVYTVWQASHLDQSYYLCSDVTFGGTSTPPPTTAPPTTPPPTTPPPTTPPPTTAPPTTPPPTLPPAGACTATYQVTGQWAGGFQAEVKVTAGGSPTRGWSVSWNYGNGQQVASSWNATVSTNGTLVTARNVNYNGNLAAGASTTFGLLGSWNGSNPVPLVSCTTTS; the protein is encoded by the coding sequence ATGTCCACTCTCGCCCGATCCCCACGCGTGCTCCGGCCGCTCGCCGTCGCGGCGGCCGCCACGCTCCTGCTGGCCACCGCGCTGATCACGGTGCTGGTCCAGCCCGCCTCCGCGCACGGCTCGGTCGTCGACCCGGCCTCGCGCAACTACAGCTGCTGGCAACGCTGGGGCAGCGACTTCCAGAACCCCCGGATGGCCACCGAGGACCCGATGTGCTGGCAGGCCTGGCAGGCCGACCCGTCCGCCATGTGGAACTGGAACGGCCTGTTCCGCGAGGGGGTGGCCGGCAACCACCAGGGTGCCGTCCCCAACGGCCAGCTGTGCAGCGGCGGGCGCACCCAGAGCCCTCGCTACAACGCGCTGGACACCATCGGCGCCTGGAAGACCACCTCGGTGTCGAACAACTTCCGGCTCCGCTTCTTCGACCAGGCCAGTCACGGCGCCGACTACATCCGGGTGTACGTGACGAGGCAGGGCTTCAACGCGCTCACCGAGCCGCTCGGTTGGGACGACCTGGAGCTGGCCGGCCAGATCGGCAACACCCCGGCCTCGCAGTGGGATCAGGACACCGGTGGCGTCTCCATCCAGATCCCGGTCAACGCGTCGGGACGCACCGGGAGGCACATCGTCTACACCGTCTGGCAGGCCAGCCACCTGGACCAGTCGTACTACCTGTGCAGCGACGTCACCTTCGGCGGAACGAGCACCCCTCCACCGACCACCGCACCGCCGACGACTCCCCCGCCCACCACGCCGCCACCCACCACGCCCCCGCCCACCACCGCACCGCCGACCACCCCGCCGCCGACCCTGCCGCCGGCCGGGGCGTGCACGGCGACGTACCAGGTCACCGGCCAGTGGGCCGGAGGCTTCCAGGCTGAAGTGAAGGTGACCGCCGGCGGCTCGCCCACCCGGGGCTGGTCGGTGAGCTGGAACTACGGCAACGGCCAACAGGTCGCCTCGTCGTGGAACGCCACCGTCAGCACCAACGGCACGCTGGTCACCGCGCGCAACGTCAACTACAACGGCAACCTCGCCGCCGGAGCGAGCACCACGTTCGGTCTGCTCGGCTCGTGGAACGGCAGCAACCCGGTTCCGCTGGTCTCCTGCACGACGACCAGTTGA
- the hemG gene encoding protoporphyrinogen oxidase — MRQPWRVAVVGGGIAGLAAAVRLRDRAPAGTEITVYEQSGALGGKLRTGELAGQPVELGAESFLMRDPTGAESAAVALARRLGLADRIVHPTVGQAALVIDGGLRPIPGGTLVGVPGDLDRVTTVARPRTDADTDGGRPLVGPDADVSVGALVRSRFGDEVVERLVDPMLGGVYAGRADDLSLVTTMPALARTARVEHTLTGAVRAAQAAAPRAPGAPVFGTLVGGLSTLVEAAVKASGATVRRDAAVRELTPTDTGWRLTVGPTRDPELVDVDAVVLAVPARPAARLLAGPAPAAAASVGELDYASVALVTLAVPQPQLPELSGFLVPSTEGLLIKAATFFTTKWGHLRRPDGLALVRASVGRYGEEAHLQRPDADLATTVHRELSAVLGTPLPAPVDGHVQRWGGALPQYAPGHADRVVAARTALRAAHRTLVLAGAGYDGVGIPVCVRSGETAAEEIITALGGSAR; from the coding sequence ATGCGGCAGCCCTGGCGGGTGGCGGTGGTCGGCGGCGGGATCGCCGGGTTGGCCGCCGCGGTCCGGTTGCGCGACCGCGCACCGGCCGGCACCGAGATCACGGTGTACGAGCAGTCCGGCGCGCTGGGCGGCAAGCTGCGCACCGGGGAGCTGGCTGGCCAGCCGGTGGAGCTCGGCGCCGAGTCGTTCCTGATGCGCGACCCGACGGGCGCCGAGAGCGCGGCGGTGGCGTTGGCCCGCAGGCTCGGGCTGGCCGACCGGATCGTGCACCCCACGGTCGGGCAGGCCGCGCTGGTCATCGACGGGGGGTTGCGCCCCATCCCGGGCGGCACCCTGGTGGGCGTACCCGGGGATCTGGACCGGGTGACCACGGTGGCCCGCCCGAGGACGGACGCCGACACCGACGGTGGTCGGCCGCTGGTCGGGCCGGACGCGGACGTGTCGGTGGGCGCGCTGGTCCGGTCCCGCTTCGGTGACGAGGTGGTCGAGCGGCTGGTCGACCCGATGCTGGGCGGCGTGTACGCGGGCCGTGCCGACGATCTCTCCCTGGTCACGACGATGCCGGCGCTGGCCCGCACGGCCCGGGTGGAGCACACCCTGACCGGCGCGGTTCGGGCGGCGCAGGCCGCCGCGCCGCGCGCACCCGGCGCCCCGGTCTTCGGCACCCTGGTCGGTGGGCTCAGCACCCTGGTCGAGGCGGCGGTGAAGGCCAGCGGCGCGACGGTACGACGGGACGCCGCCGTCCGTGAGTTGACCCCGACCGACACGGGTTGGCGGCTCACGGTCGGCCCCACGCGTGATCCGGAGCTGGTCGACGTGGACGCCGTGGTGCTGGCGGTGCCGGCGCGACCGGCGGCCCGGCTGCTCGCGGGTCCGGCCCCGGCGGCCGCGGCGAGCGTCGGGGAGCTGGACTACGCGAGCGTCGCGTTGGTCACCCTGGCGGTGCCGCAGCCGCAACTGCCCGAGTTGTCGGGCTTCCTGGTGCCCAGCACCGAAGGACTGCTGATCAAGGCCGCCACCTTCTTCACCACGAAGTGGGGGCACCTGCGCCGACCGGACGGGTTGGCGTTGGTGCGCGCGTCGGTGGGCCGCTACGGCGAGGAGGCGCACCTGCAGCGCCCCGACGCGGACCTGGCGACCACCGTGCATCGAGAGCTCTCGGCGGTGCTCGGCACCCCGCTGCCCGCCCCGGTCGACGGGCACGTGCAGCGGTGGGGCGGGGCGCTGCCCCAGTACGCCCCGGGGCACGCCGACCGGGTCGTCGCCGCGCGGACGGCGTTGCGGGCCGCGCACCGCACCCTGGTCCTCGCCGGCGCCGGTTACGACGGCGTCGGCATCCCGGTCTGCGTCCGCTCCGGCGAGACGGCGGCCGAAGAGATCATCACAGCACTGGGAGGATCGGCGAGATGA
- a CDS encoding DMT family transporter, protein MSTSRTAPLAASAPAVTQARTGLIQITVTGVLWGTTGVAVQLLRESTGLSPVSIGFHRLAIAALVLLACTAGRLGTILAALRAAPVPLLLTGVGLGLYQALYFAAVAWAGVSVATVVSLGLAPVLAATWESVRARRLPGPLRLGTLVAAVAGLALITGATADPGAATPAPLLGLLAAAGSGLGYAVTTLISRQVSQRATPMTLTTISTTVGALTLAPFALVAGVSAPVRLDTVALLLHLGVVTTAVAYALFYAGLRTTPGSVAAVLTLLEPLTAAALAVALLHEPLPLPVIGGGLLLLTAVAATYLAPASLKTP, encoded by the coding sequence GTGTCCACCTCCCGTACCGCGCCGCTGGCCGCCTCGGCCCCAGCGGTCACCCAGGCCCGCACCGGCCTGATCCAGATCACCGTCACCGGCGTGCTGTGGGGCACGACCGGCGTGGCGGTGCAACTCCTGCGCGAGAGCACCGGGCTCAGCCCGGTGAGCATCGGCTTCCACCGCCTCGCGATCGCCGCGCTCGTCCTGCTGGCGTGCACCGCCGGTCGGCTCGGCACGATCCTGGCCGCCCTGCGCGCGGCACCCGTACCGCTGCTGCTCACCGGCGTCGGCCTCGGTCTCTACCAGGCGCTCTACTTCGCCGCCGTGGCCTGGGCCGGCGTCAGCGTGGCCACCGTCGTCAGCCTGGGCCTGGCCCCGGTGCTCGCCGCGACCTGGGAGTCGGTGCGCGCCCGACGGCTCCCCGGCCCGCTGCGACTCGGCACGCTGGTCGCGGCCGTGGCCGGCCTCGCCCTGATCACCGGCGCCACGGCGGACCCCGGCGCCGCGACGCCCGCCCCACTGCTCGGCCTGCTCGCGGCGGCCGGTTCCGGCCTGGGGTACGCGGTGACCACCCTGATCAGCCGGCAGGTGTCGCAGCGCGCCACGCCGATGACGCTGACCACCATCTCCACCACGGTCGGAGCGCTGACCCTGGCACCGTTCGCCCTGGTCGCCGGCGTCAGCGCGCCGGTACGCCTCGACACCGTGGCACTGCTGCTGCACCTCGGCGTGGTCACTACCGCGGTGGCGTACGCGCTGTTCTACGCCGGGCTGCGCACCACCCCGGGCAGCGTCGCCGCCGTGCTGACCCTGCTCGAACCGCTCACCGCCGCGGCACTGGCGGTGGCACTGCTGCACGAACCGCTCCCGTTGCCGGTCATCGGCGGCGGCCTACTGCTGCTCACCGCCGTGGCCGCCACCTACCTGGCACCCGCCAGCCTGAAGACACCGTGA
- a CDS encoding trypsin-like peptidase domain-containing protein, whose protein sequence is MTAGFGSGDGRPAGAEPDDVGGPTAGRPGPPPPRAEPYPSAPPTWSTPPAGGAVPSRPVPAPRADRPVPPNTGQWGTPSAGPYGPAAPAAAASYPPAAPSFPTAGGYPPPGGVQPLAAAGHAGWPGAAPPAVRPTRRRWPAVLATLAIVVLAAVAGLQAYQLDRLGQRLADTDRRLAQAQDGDGARLDGLDERAEALEKQAGAAFNPEAVASAVLPSVFRVRAGQFTGTAFAVGKPTAEGGTNLFTNFHVVEAVWDSGDREVFLERTSQRFPATIVKVDKANDVAHLRTSGKFTGLVTAPAAAKSGQQIVVVGAPLGLEDSVTTGVVSALRPAQGGSGPAIQFDAPINPGNSGGPVINGSKQVVGIATAKARNAEGIGLAVPIKVACDGFKIC, encoded by the coding sequence ATGACGGCTGGCTTCGGTTCGGGGGACGGGCGACCGGCGGGTGCCGAGCCCGACGACGTGGGCGGCCCGACGGCGGGCCGGCCTGGGCCGCCGCCACCGCGTGCCGAGCCCTACCCGAGTGCCCCGCCGACCTGGTCCACGCCCCCGGCTGGCGGCGCTGTCCCGTCCCGGCCCGTTCCGGCACCCCGCGCCGACCGGCCCGTTCCGCCCAACACCGGCCAGTGGGGCACCCCGTCGGCCGGGCCGTACGGGCCGGCTGCTCCGGCGGCAGCCGCCAGCTACCCACCGGCCGCACCCAGCTTCCCGACGGCGGGCGGCTACCCGCCACCGGGCGGCGTCCAGCCCCTCGCCGCCGCTGGACACGCCGGTTGGCCAGGTGCGGCACCGCCGGCCGTCCGACCCACCCGCCGCCGCTGGCCGGCCGTTCTCGCCACGCTGGCCATCGTCGTGCTGGCCGCGGTGGCCGGGCTGCAGGCGTACCAGCTAGATCGTCTCGGCCAGCGGCTCGCCGACACGGACCGCCGGCTGGCGCAGGCCCAGGACGGCGACGGCGCCCGCCTCGACGGCCTGGACGAGCGCGCGGAGGCGTTGGAGAAGCAGGCGGGTGCCGCCTTCAATCCGGAGGCGGTGGCCAGCGCGGTGCTGCCCAGCGTGTTCCGGGTCCGGGCCGGTCAGTTCACCGGCACCGCGTTCGCGGTGGGCAAGCCGACGGCCGAGGGCGGGACAAACCTGTTCACCAACTTCCACGTCGTGGAGGCGGTCTGGGACAGCGGAGACCGCGAAGTCTTCCTGGAGCGCACCAGCCAGCGTTTCCCCGCCACGATCGTCAAGGTCGACAAGGCCAATGATGTGGCGCACCTGCGTACCAGCGGCAAGTTCACCGGCCTGGTCACCGCGCCCGCCGCGGCGAAGTCCGGCCAGCAGATCGTCGTCGTCGGCGCTCCGCTCGGCCTGGAGGACAGCGTCACCACCGGTGTGGTGAGCGCGTTGCGCCCCGCCCAGGGCGGGTCCGGGCCGGCGATCCAGTTCGACGCCCCGATCAACCCGGGCAACTCCGGCGGGCCGGTGATCAACGGCAGCAAGCAGGTGGTCGGCATCGCCACCGCCAAGGCACGCAACGCCGAGGGCATCGGGCTCGCCGTACCGATCAAGGTCGCCTGCGACGGGTTCAAGATCTGCTGA
- the hemQ gene encoding hydrogen peroxide-dependent heme synthase — protein MTEQTNAARLRELNDSIRYTMWSVFRASAPLPSLRDNVTHEVDALFAELAGKDVVVRGVYDVSGLRADADVMIWWHSASSDALQDAYLRFRRTTLGRALTPVWSQMALHRPAEFNKSHIPAFLAGEEARPYICVYPFIRSYEWYLLPDAERREMLAEHGKMARGYPDVRANTVASFALGDYEWMLAFEADELHRIVDLMRDLRASGARRHVREEVPFYTGRRRSVGEIVNCLI, from the coding sequence ATGACCGAGCAGACCAACGCGGCCCGTCTGCGGGAGCTGAACGACAGCATCCGCTACACGATGTGGTCGGTGTTCCGGGCCAGCGCCCCGCTGCCATCGTTGCGGGACAACGTCACCCACGAGGTCGACGCTCTCTTCGCCGAGTTGGCCGGCAAGGACGTGGTGGTTCGGGGCGTGTACGACGTCTCCGGTCTGCGTGCCGACGCGGACGTGATGATCTGGTGGCACTCCGCGTCCAGCGACGCTCTGCAGGACGCGTACCTGCGGTTCCGTCGCACCACGCTGGGGCGGGCGCTGACCCCGGTCTGGTCGCAGATGGCGCTGCACCGGCCGGCAGAGTTCAACAAGAGCCACATCCCGGCGTTCCTGGCCGGCGAGGAGGCCCGCCCCTACATCTGCGTCTACCCGTTCATCCGCTCCTACGAGTGGTACCTGCTGCCCGACGCCGAGCGGCGCGAGATGCTGGCCGAGCACGGGAAGATGGCCCGCGGCTACCCGGACGTACGGGCCAACACGGTCGCCTCGTTCGCGTTGGGTGACTACGAGTGGATGCTCGCGTTCGAGGCCGACGAGTTGCACCGCATCGTCGACCTGATGCGTGACCTGCGTGCCTCTGGCGCACGCCGGCACGTCCGCGAGGAGGTTCCCTTCTACACGGGCCGCCGGCGGTCGGTTGGCGAGATCGTCAACTGCCTGATCTGA